The following proteins are co-located in the Micromonospora viridifaciens genome:
- a CDS encoding ABC transporter permease produces MGSVTATVAPPTGANVTRWFRTFSALAAGGFRRYATYRQAAVAGVVTNSVFGFLRYYIFVAAAGTAGRVAGYDRAQLATFVWVGQGLLAVILIWGWTELADRIRTGEVAADLLRPVHPVTSYLAADLGRAGFACLSRLLPPVLIGLFFFDVYLPRRWATLPLFVLSVLLAVVVCFGCRYLVNATAYWLQDVRGPLILWTLCSGVLAGLYFPLGFLPGWLEAGLRYATPFPSLLQIPLDVLVERQPAPMQLGLVGVQVGWAVALLALCRLVQRRAERRLVVQGG; encoded by the coding sequence GTGGGCTCTGTCACCGCCACTGTGGCACCGCCCACGGGCGCAAACGTTACCCGATGGTTTCGGACATTCAGCGCTTTAGCGGCGGGTGGTTTTCGGCGGTATGCCACGTACCGCCAGGCCGCCGTGGCGGGTGTGGTCACCAACAGCGTCTTCGGCTTCCTGCGCTACTACATCTTCGTCGCGGCGGCCGGCACGGCGGGCCGCGTCGCCGGTTACGACCGGGCCCAGCTTGCCACCTTCGTCTGGGTCGGGCAGGGGCTGCTGGCGGTGATCCTGATCTGGGGCTGGACCGAGCTGGCCGACCGGATCCGTACCGGTGAGGTGGCCGCCGACCTGCTCCGCCCGGTCCACCCGGTGACCAGCTATCTCGCCGCCGACCTGGGCCGCGCCGGGTTCGCCTGCCTGTCCCGGCTGCTGCCGCCGGTGCTGATCGGCCTGTTCTTCTTCGACGTCTACCTGCCCCGTCGCTGGGCCACCCTGCCGCTGTTCGTGCTTTCCGTGCTGCTCGCCGTGGTGGTCTGCTTCGGCTGCCGCTACCTGGTCAACGCCACCGCGTACTGGTTGCAGGACGTCCGGGGCCCGCTGATTCTCTGGACGCTCTGCTCCGGCGTGCTCGCCGGACTCTACTTCCCGCTGGGCTTCCTGCCCGGCTGGCTGGAGGCCGGGCTGCGGTACGCCACCCCGTTCCCGAGCCTGTTGCAGATCCCGCTCGACGTGCTGGTCGAGCGGCAACCGGCGCCGATGCAGCTCGGCCTGGTCGGGGTGCAGGTCGGCTGGGCCGTCGCGCTGCTCGCCCTCTGCCGGCTGGTGCAGCGCCGGGCCGAGCGCCGCCTGGTGGTGCAGGGTGGTTGA
- a CDS encoding ABC transporter permease, giving the protein MAEPGTLAAYRALLGAQARSQAAYRTSFVVDLVGNVGATVFDVVTVLVLFGVTRELGGFTLRETLVIVGLSSFAFATADLLVGNIERLPRYVRTGLFDAVLVRPLAALPQLLLMDLPLRKVSRAVFGLAVLVVALASAGIDWMPGRVALAVVAPLAAVVFFGSVFVTTATVSFYWIDSGELANSVTYGGRDFTSYPVTVYGGWFRALFAYGMGFAFVSYHPALALLGRADPLGLPAWVGWAAPAVAVVAAAVAALAWRVGIRHYRSTGS; this is encoded by the coding sequence GTGGCTGAGCCGGGGACGCTGGCGGCGTACCGGGCCCTGCTCGGCGCCCAGGCCCGGTCGCAGGCCGCGTACCGGACGTCGTTCGTCGTCGACCTGGTCGGCAACGTCGGGGCGACCGTGTTCGACGTGGTCACCGTCCTGGTGCTCTTCGGGGTCACCCGCGAGCTGGGCGGTTTCACGCTCCGCGAGACGCTGGTGATCGTCGGCCTGTCGTCGTTCGCGTTCGCCACCGCGGACCTGCTGGTCGGCAACATCGAACGGCTGCCCCGGTACGTCCGCACCGGCCTGTTCGACGCGGTGCTGGTCCGCCCGCTGGCCGCGCTGCCCCAGCTGCTGCTCATGGACCTGCCGCTGCGCAAGGTGTCCCGGGCGGTCTTCGGACTGGCTGTGCTGGTGGTGGCGCTCGCCTCGGCCGGCATCGACTGGATGCCGGGGCGGGTGGCCCTGGCGGTGGTCGCCCCGCTCGCCGCCGTGGTCTTCTTCGGTTCGGTCTTCGTCACCACCGCCACCGTCTCCTTCTACTGGATCGATTCGGGCGAGCTGGCCAACTCGGTCACCTACGGCGGGCGCGACTTCACCTCGTACCCGGTCACCGTCTACGGCGGCTGGTTCCGGGCGCTCTTCGCGTACGGGATGGGTTTCGCCTTCGTCAGTTACCACCCGGCGCTGGCGCTGCTCGGCCGGGCCGACCCACTCGGCCTGCCCGCCTGGGTCGGCTGGGCCGCGCCGGCTGTCGCGGTGGTCGCCGCCGCGGTCGCCGCCCTGGCCTGGCGCGTCGGGATCCGCCACTACCGGAGTACGGGGTCGTGA
- a CDS encoding ABC transporter ATP-binding protein, giving the protein MSVIELRGLRKEFTVRVKAGRLRREKRTVTAVDGIDLRVERGEMVGYIGPNGAGKSTTLKMLTGVLMPSAGEARVCGLRPVAERTRLALRIGVVFGQRSQLWWDLPLRDSFELLRHVYRVPAGEHAARLARCRSLLDLDEFLDTPVRQLSLGQRMRGELTAALLHGPEVLFLDEPTIGLDVVSKQAVRGFLAELGRAGDTTLVLTTHDLADIERLCRRLVVIDHGRVVHDGSIAALHSRYGSRRMVVAELDAALPEPPALPGAPLLRTEADGHRLVFALESASVAEVVAGLAGLAALRDISIVEPDIEEVVARLYRAPAEVG; this is encoded by the coding sequence GTGAGCGTCATCGAGCTGCGCGGGCTGCGCAAGGAGTTCACCGTCCGGGTGAAGGCCGGCCGGCTGCGCCGGGAGAAGCGGACCGTCACCGCGGTCGACGGGATCGACCTGCGGGTGGAGCGCGGCGAGATGGTCGGCTACATCGGCCCGAACGGCGCCGGCAAGTCGACCACGCTGAAGATGCTCACCGGCGTGCTCATGCCGTCGGCGGGGGAGGCCCGGGTCTGCGGGCTGCGGCCGGTGGCCGAACGCACCCGGCTGGCGCTGCGCATCGGCGTGGTCTTCGGGCAGCGCTCGCAGCTGTGGTGGGATCTGCCGCTGCGTGACTCGTTCGAGCTGCTCCGGCACGTCTACCGGGTGCCCGCGGGCGAGCACGCGGCCCGGCTGGCCCGCTGCCGGAGCCTGCTGGACCTCGACGAGTTCCTGGACACGCCGGTCCGGCAGCTCTCCCTCGGGCAGCGGATGCGCGGCGAGCTGACCGCCGCGCTGCTGCACGGCCCGGAGGTGCTCTTCCTCGACGAGCCCACCATCGGGCTGGACGTGGTGAGCAAGCAGGCCGTCCGGGGTTTCCTGGCCGAGCTGGGCCGGGCCGGCGACACGACGCTGGTGCTGACCACCCACGACCTGGCCGACATCGAGCGGCTCTGCCGGCGGCTCGTGGTGATCGACCACGGTCGGGTGGTGCACGACGGCTCGATCGCCGCGCTGCACAGCCGGTACGGCTCCCGCCGGATGGTCGTCGCCGAGCTGGACGCGGCGCTGCCCGAGCCGCCGGCGCTGCCCGGCGCCCCGCTGCTGCGGACGGAGGCGGACGGGCACCGGCTGGTCTTCGCGCTGGAGTCGGCGAGCGTCGCGGAGGTGGTGGCCGGGCTCGCCGGCCTGGCCGCCCTGCGGGACATCTCGATCGTCGAGCCGGACATCGAGGAGGTCGTCGCCCGGCTCTACCGAGCCCCGGCCGAGGTCGGCTGA
- a CDS encoding helix-turn-helix domain-containing protein: MAVDPAPPLATIAAALRRERDRAGISLTELARRAGIAKSTLSQLESGVGNPSVETLWALGVALNVPFSRLVEPPVAAVRVVRAGEGPRIRSEHADFSATLLAAGAPHTRRDVYVMELEPGAVRVAEAHTPRSIEHVVVAAGRMRLGPESDLVELGPGDYATFPGDTPHRYEALAPGTFAVLVMEHP, encoded by the coding sequence ATGGCGGTCGATCCCGCTCCCCCGCTCGCCACCATCGCGGCCGCGCTGCGCCGCGAACGCGACCGGGCGGGCATCTCACTGACCGAGCTGGCCCGCCGGGCGGGCATCGCCAAGTCCACCCTGTCGCAGCTGGAGTCCGGCGTCGGCAACCCGAGTGTCGAGACGCTCTGGGCGCTGGGGGTCGCGCTGAACGTGCCGTTCAGCCGCCTCGTCGAGCCGCCGGTCGCCGCCGTCCGGGTCGTCCGGGCCGGCGAGGGCCCACGGATCCGCTCCGAGCACGCCGACTTCAGCGCCACCCTGCTCGCGGCCGGCGCGCCGCACACCCGCCGCGACGTGTACGTCATGGAGCTGGAGCCCGGGGCCGTCCGGGTGGCCGAGGCACACACCCCGCGCAGCATCGAGCACGTGGTGGTCGCGGCCGGACGGATGCGCCTCGGCCCGGAGTCCGATCTCGTCGAGCTGGGCCCCGGCGACTACGCCACGTTCCCCGGCGACACGCCGCACCGGTACGAGGCGCTGGCCCCGGGCACCTTCGCCGTGCTGGTGATGGAGCACCCGTGA
- a CDS encoding AzlC family ABC transporter permease yields MRTANRTGDAAALRDVAAIGAAMLAVGASFGAVAVAAGLPAWATLAMSVFVYAGGAQFMAVGLVAAGSPLAAVLAGLLLNARHLPFGLALGGSLGPARWRRLLGSHLMTDEATAFALARPAGPARRHAFWVAAVLLFLAWNAGTLLGVLAGGAVGDPGVLGLDAAFPAGLAALLLPSLRDAQTRRVALAGAGLAVLATPFLPAGLPVLLALVAVVVPALRRREPSRPAGGSAALEPSRPAGGSAALEPAGGDAAPEPSGAGEPEPRRGDEEATREPGPEAVLRAEGATC; encoded by the coding sequence ATGCGTACGGCAAATCGAACGGGCGACGCGGCCGCGCTCCGCGACGTCGCCGCCATCGGCGCGGCGATGCTCGCCGTCGGCGCCTCGTTCGGCGCGGTGGCGGTGGCGGCCGGCCTGCCCGCCTGGGCCACCCTCGCCATGTCGGTGTTCGTCTACGCCGGTGGCGCGCAGTTCATGGCGGTGGGTCTGGTGGCCGCCGGCAGCCCGCTGGCGGCGGTCCTCGCCGGCCTGCTGCTCAACGCCCGGCACCTGCCGTTCGGCCTGGCCCTGGGCGGCAGCCTCGGGCCGGCGCGCTGGCGGCGGCTGCTCGGCAGCCACCTGATGACCGACGAGGCGACCGCGTTCGCCCTGGCCCGGCCGGCCGGGCCGGCGCGACGGCACGCGTTCTGGGTCGCCGCGGTGCTGCTCTTCCTGGCCTGGAACGCGGGCACCCTGCTCGGCGTGCTGGCCGGCGGCGCGGTGGGCGACCCGGGCGTACTGGGGCTCGACGCCGCCTTCCCGGCCGGGCTGGCCGCCCTGCTGCTGCCGAGCCTGCGGGACGCGCAGACCCGCCGGGTGGCGCTGGCCGGCGCCGGGTTGGCCGTGCTGGCCACCCCGTTCCTGCCCGCCGGGCTGCCGGTCCTGCTCGCCCTCGTCGCCGTGGTCGTGCCCGCGCTGCGCCGCCGCGAGCCGTCCCGGCCCGCCGGCGGCAGTGCGGCCCTCGAGCCGTCCCGGCCCGCCGGCGGCAGTGCGGCCCTCGAGCCCGCCGGGGGCGATGCGGCACCCGAGCCGTCCGGGGCCGGGGAGCCGGAGCCGCGCCGCGGCGACGAGGAGGCCACCCGCGAGCCCGGGCCGGAGGCGGTCCTGCGCGCCGAGGGGGCGACATGCTGA
- a CDS encoding AzlD domain-containing protein: protein MLIAVIIALAAGTYGFRLAGVLLRDRLELPEWARLLLPVGAATLLAALAATAALTEAGAFAGYARPAGVLVGLLLAWRRAPFVLVVVAAAGTTALLRLLGVA, encoded by the coding sequence ATGCTGATCGCCGTGATCATCGCCTTGGCTGCCGGCACGTACGGCTTCCGGCTCGCCGGGGTGCTCCTGCGCGACCGGCTGGAACTGCCCGAGTGGGCCCGCCTGCTGCTGCCGGTCGGTGCCGCCACCCTGCTGGCCGCGCTCGCCGCGACCGCCGCGCTGACCGAGGCCGGCGCCTTCGCCGGCTACGCCCGCCCGGCCGGGGTGCTGGTCGGGCTGCTGCTGGCCTGGCGGCGGGCGCCGTTCGTCCTGGTCGTGGTCGCGGCGGCTGGCACCACCGCGCTGCTGCGGCTGCTCGGGGTGGCATGA
- a CDS encoding DUF3043 domain-containing protein gives MPSLFRRKPADLVEESVTTVTTDEASTAARPRGYTPSKKELGVTTPKRPTAGRRPGAPTKPLTKEEAREQRRAARAEAAAEFRREGGPRDRGPERLLARNVVDSRRTAGTWFFGGALIVLLGSNQAMPPIVRLIANLLWGALALGVLIDSVLISRKIKKLVRERYPKSTERLGSLYFYAIMRSITFRKMRAPQPQVNLGDKI, from the coding sequence GTGCCGTCGCTGTTTCGTCGTAAGCCCGCCGACCTCGTCGAGGAGTCCGTCACCACGGTGACGACCGACGAGGCGTCCACCGCTGCCCGCCCCCGGGGCTACACCCCCAGCAAGAAGGAGCTGGGCGTGACGACCCCGAAGCGGCCGACCGCCGGCCGCCGACCGGGCGCGCCGACCAAGCCGCTGACCAAGGAGGAGGCCCGGGAGCAACGCCGGGCGGCCCGCGCCGAGGCGGCGGCCGAGTTCCGCCGCGAGGGCGGCCCGCGTGACCGGGGCCCCGAGCGGCTGCTCGCCCGCAACGTGGTCGACTCCCGGCGTACGGCGGGCACCTGGTTCTTCGGCGGCGCGCTGATCGTGCTGCTCGGCTCGAACCAGGCCATGCCGCCGATCGTCCGGCTGATCGCCAACCTGCTGTGGGGCGCGCTGGCGCTCGGCGTGTTGATCGACTCGGTCCTGATCAGCCGCAAGATCAAGAAGCTGGTCCGCGAGCGCTACCCGAAGAGCACCGAGCGGCTCGGCTCGCTCTACTTCTACGCCATCATGCGGTCGATCACGTTCCGCAAGATGCGGGCCCCGCAGCCGCAGGTCAACCTCGGCGACAAGATCTGA
- the murA gene encoding UDP-N-acetylglucosamine 1-carboxyvinyltransferase, whose product MTDDVLVVHGGTPLEGRIRVRGAKNLVSKAMVAALLGDTPSRLFDVPRIRDVEVVRGLLGLHGVKVSDGEEDGELVFDPSNVESASTDQINVHAGSSRIPILFCGPLLHRLGHAFIPDLGGCHIGPRPIDFHLQALREFGATVEKRPEGLHLSAPNGLHGTKFALPYPSVGATEQVLLTAVMAEGVTELRNAAVEPEIVDLICVLQKMGAIIKVHTDRVIEIQGVPKLHGYTHRPIPDRIEAASWAAAALATRGHVEVLGAQQADMMTFLNIFRSVGGEYEVTDLRPPRAGQPGQEGGIRFWHPGGELKSVALETDVHPGFMTDWQQPLVVALTQARGLSIVHETVYEQRLGYTTALNSMGANIQVYRDCLGGTPCRFGRRNFKHSAVIAGPSKLHAADLVIPDLRAGFSHLIAALAAEGTSRVYGVDLINRGYEDFEAKLADLGAHVERP is encoded by the coding sequence TTGACCGACGACGTCCTGGTCGTACACGGAGGCACTCCGCTCGAAGGGCGGATCCGCGTGCGCGGCGCGAAGAACCTCGTATCCAAGGCGATGGTCGCCGCCCTCCTGGGCGACACCCCCAGCCGGCTGTTCGACGTGCCGCGGATACGGGACGTCGAGGTGGTCCGCGGGCTGCTCGGCCTGCACGGGGTCAAGGTCAGTGACGGCGAGGAGGACGGGGAGCTCGTCTTCGACCCGTCCAACGTCGAAAGCGCCAGCACCGACCAGATCAACGTGCACGCCGGCTCCAGCCGGATCCCGATCCTGTTCTGCGGCCCGCTGCTGCACCGGCTCGGTCACGCGTTCATCCCGGACCTGGGCGGCTGCCACATCGGCCCGCGCCCGATCGACTTCCACCTGCAGGCGCTGCGCGAGTTCGGCGCGACCGTCGAGAAGCGGCCGGAGGGGCTGCACCTGTCCGCCCCGAACGGGCTGCACGGCACCAAGTTCGCCCTGCCGTACCCGAGCGTCGGTGCCACCGAGCAGGTGCTGCTGACCGCGGTGATGGCCGAGGGCGTCACCGAGCTGCGCAACGCCGCCGTGGAGCCGGAGATCGTCGACCTGATCTGCGTCCTGCAGAAGATGGGCGCGATCATCAAGGTGCACACCGACCGGGTGATCGAGATCCAGGGTGTGCCGAAGCTGCACGGCTACACCCACCGGCCGATCCCGGACCGGATCGAGGCGGCGAGCTGGGCGGCGGCGGCGCTGGCCACCCGCGGCCACGTCGAGGTGCTCGGCGCCCAGCAGGCCGACATGATGACCTTCCTCAACATCTTCCGCTCCGTCGGCGGCGAGTACGAGGTGACCGACCTCCGGCCGCCGCGGGCCGGCCAGCCGGGCCAGGAGGGCGGCATCCGGTTCTGGCACCCGGGCGGCGAGCTGAAGTCGGTCGCCCTGGAAACCGATGTGCACCCCGGTTTCATGACCGACTGGCAGCAGCCGCTCGTGGTGGCGCTGACCCAGGCCCGGGGCCTGTCGATCGTCCACGAGACGGTCTACGAACAGCGGCTGGGCTACACCACCGCACTGAACTCGATGGGCGCCAACATCCAGGTCTACCGGGACTGCCTCGGCGGCACCCCGTGCCGCTTCGGCCGGCGCAACTTCAAGCACTCTGCGGTGATCGCCGGTCCGAGCAAGCTGCACGCCGCCGACCTGGTCATCCCGGACCTGCGGGCCGGTTTCAGCCACCTGATCGCGGCCCTCGCGGCCGAGGGCACCTCCCGGGTGTACGGCGTCGACCTGATCAACCGCGGCTACGAGGACTTCGAGGCGAAGCTGGCGGACCTGGGCGCACACGTGGAGCGTCCGTAA
- the nadA gene encoding quinolinate synthase NadA, producing the protein MTSTWVEPSNTATALLLLGRGSDPATERGVECPGDLPAPSDPGLVARAAAAKAALGTKVFVLGHHYQRDEVIQFADVTGDSFKLAREAAARPDAEYIVFCGVHFMAESADILTSDRQRVILPDLAAGCSMADMAVLSQVETAWDVLTELGIAEQTVPVTYMNSSADIKGFVGRHGGVVCTSSNAKRALDWAYQQGSKVLFLPDQHLGRNTAVQELGFSLDDCVLYDPHKPNGGLTPEQLRDAKMILWRGHCSVHGRFTLDSVNDVRERVPGVNVLVHPECRHEVVTAADFVGSTEYIIKTIEAAPAGSAWAVGTELNLVRRLALAHPDKQIMFLDRAVCYCSTMNRIDLPHLVWALEELVAGRVVNQITVDPDTARHARAALDQMLALPGA; encoded by the coding sequence GTGACTTCGACCTGGGTTGAGCCCTCCAACACCGCCACTGCGCTGCTGCTCCTCGGCCGCGGCAGCGACCCCGCCACCGAGCGTGGCGTGGAGTGTCCGGGTGACCTGCCCGCGCCGAGCGACCCGGGCCTGGTGGCCCGGGCGGCCGCGGCCAAGGCCGCGCTCGGCACGAAGGTCTTCGTGCTGGGCCACCACTACCAGCGCGACGAGGTGATCCAGTTCGCCGACGTGACGGGCGACTCGTTCAAGCTGGCCCGGGAGGCGGCGGCCCGCCCCGACGCGGAGTACATCGTCTTCTGCGGCGTGCACTTCATGGCCGAGAGCGCCGACATCCTCACCTCGGATCGTCAGCGGGTGATCCTGCCCGACCTCGCCGCCGGCTGCTCGATGGCCGACATGGCGGTGCTGTCGCAGGTCGAGACCGCCTGGGACGTGCTGACCGAGCTGGGCATCGCGGAGCAGACCGTCCCGGTGACGTACATGAACTCCTCGGCCGACATCAAGGGCTTCGTCGGCCGGCACGGCGGGGTGGTCTGCACCTCGTCCAACGCGAAGCGGGCGCTGGACTGGGCGTACCAGCAGGGGTCGAAGGTGCTCTTCCTGCCCGACCAGCACCTGGGCCGCAACACGGCCGTGCAGGAGCTGGGCTTCTCGCTGGACGACTGCGTCCTCTACGACCCGCACAAGCCGAACGGCGGGCTCACCCCCGAGCAGCTGCGCGACGCGAAGATGATCCTGTGGCGCGGGCACTGCTCGGTGCACGGCCGGTTCACGCTGGACAGCGTCAACGACGTCCGGGAGCGGGTGCCCGGGGTCAACGTGCTGGTCCACCCGGAGTGCCGGCACGAGGTGGTGACCGCCGCCGACTTCGTCGGCTCGACCGAGTACATCATCAAGACCATCGAGGCGGCCCCGGCCGGCTCGGCGTGGGCGGTCGGCACCGAGCTGAACCTGGTCCGCCGGCTGGCGCTGGCCCACCCGGACAAGCAGATCATGTTCCTCGACCGGGCGGTCTGCTACTGCTCGACGATGAACCGGATCGACCTGCCGCACCTGGTGTGGGCCCTGGAGGAGCTGGTCGCCGGCCGGGTGGTCAACCAGATCACCGTGGACCCGGACACCGCGCGGCACGCCCGGGCCGCGCTGGACCAGATGCTCGCCCTTCCCGGCGCCTGA
- a CDS encoding glycerate kinase family protein, with protein MWPATLLRMRVLLCPDKFAGTLPAPEVAAAVAEGWRTVAPGDELLIRPLADGGPGFVAVLAEALGGRRLPVPTVDPLGRPATGEILLTDDGTAYLESAQACGSDLLSAAERDPKATSSYGLGLLVAAAVEAGARTVVIGLGGSATNDGGAGMLTPLGVTALDEAGRALPYGGAALAAVAALDGAPRMRGAALIAATDVDNPLLGLHGASNVYGPQKGATRADVLLLDAALERWAGVLERELPGCPTGLGALPGGGAAGGLGAAILALGGRCESGIRLVTRAVELDAALDVADLVITGEGSFDHQSLRGKVVAGVAGAARDRGVPCVVLAGRVSTGRREAAAAGVTEAYSLVEHFGGEERGGLEAALGRPAEGLRALGARLARQWSR; from the coding sequence ATGTGGCCTGCCACACTGCTGCGCATGCGCGTGCTGCTCTGCCCCGACAAGTTCGCCGGCACGCTGCCGGCCCCGGAGGTGGCCGCCGCGGTCGCCGAGGGCTGGCGGACGGTGGCGCCCGGCGACGAGCTGCTGATCCGGCCGCTCGCCGACGGCGGCCCCGGGTTCGTCGCCGTGCTCGCCGAGGCGCTCGGCGGGCGGCGGCTGCCGGTGCCGACCGTCGACCCGCTCGGCCGCCCCGCCACCGGTGAGATCCTGCTCACGGACGACGGCACCGCGTACCTGGAGAGCGCCCAGGCGTGCGGGTCGGACCTGCTGTCGGCCGCCGAGCGCGACCCGAAGGCCACCAGCTCGTACGGGCTGGGGCTGCTGGTGGCGGCCGCGGTCGAGGCGGGAGCGCGGACCGTGGTGATCGGGCTGGGTGGCTCCGCCACCAACGACGGCGGCGCCGGCATGCTCACCCCGCTCGGCGTCACCGCGCTGGACGAGGCCGGCCGAGCCCTGCCGTACGGCGGGGCGGCCCTCGCGGCGGTGGCCGCGCTGGACGGCGCCCCGCGGATGCGCGGGGCCGCCCTCATCGCCGCCACCGACGTCGACAACCCGCTGCTCGGGCTGCACGGCGCGAGCAACGTGTACGGCCCGCAGAAGGGCGCGACCCGGGCGGACGTCCTGCTGCTCGACGCGGCGTTGGAACGCTGGGCCGGAGTGCTGGAACGCGAGCTGCCCGGCTGCCCGACCGGCCTCGGCGCGCTCCCCGGCGGCGGAGCGGCCGGTGGGCTGGGCGCCGCGATCCTCGCCCTGGGCGGCCGGTGCGAGTCCGGCATCCGGCTGGTCACCCGGGCCGTCGAGCTGGACGCCGCGCTGGACGTCGCCGACCTGGTGATCACGGGGGAGGGGTCCTTCGACCACCAGTCGCTGCGCGGGAAGGTCGTGGCCGGCGTGGCCGGGGCCGCCCGGGACCGGGGCGTGCCCTGCGTGGTGCTGGCGGGACGGGTGAGCACCGGCCGGCGGGAGGCCGCCGCGGCGGGCGTGACCGAGGCGTACAGCCTGGTGGAGCACTTCGGCGGTGAGGAGCGCGGCGGGCTGGAGGCCGCGCTGGGCCGGCCCGCGGAGGGCCTGCGCGCGCTCGGCGCCCGGCTGGCCCGGCAGTGGAGCCGCTGA
- the erpA gene encoding iron-sulfur cluster insertion protein ErpA: MTTPAQTESTEAKAPSTVVLTDVAAQKVKALIEQEGRDDLRLRVAVQPGGCSGLRYQLFFDERSLDGDIVTDYDGVEVVVDRMSAPYLAGATIDFADRIDAQGFTIDNPNAGNSCACGDSFS; this comes from the coding sequence GTGACCACGCCAGCGCAGACCGAGTCGACCGAGGCCAAGGCCCCCAGCACCGTCGTCCTCACCGACGTCGCGGCGCAGAAGGTCAAGGCCCTGATCGAGCAGGAGGGCCGCGACGACCTGCGGCTCCGGGTCGCCGTTCAGCCGGGCGGTTGCTCCGGCCTGCGGTACCAGCTCTTCTTCGACGAGCGGTCGCTCGACGGTGACATCGTCACCGACTACGACGGTGTCGAGGTCGTCGTCGACCGGATGAGCGCCCCCTACCTGGCCGGCGCGACCATCGACTTCGCCGACCGGATCGACGCCCAGGGCTTCACCATCGACAACCCGAACGCGGGCAACTCCTGCGCCTGCGGCGACTCGTTCAGCTGA
- a CDS encoding carbohydrate kinase family protein, translated as MKIAVTGSIATDHLMSFPGRFADQLIADQLHKVSLSFLVDDLVLRRGGVAANIAFGMAQLGLRPVLLGAVGADFADYRSWLERHGVDCDSVHISEVAHTARFVCTTDTDMCQIASFYAGAMSEARNIELAPVAQRLGGLDLVLVGANDPEAMIRHSAECRDRGFPFVADPSQQLARMDGEHVLDLIDGAEYLMTNDYEKSLLLSKAGLTDAQLLDRVKVRVTTLGKDGAEIAGRDFDPIHVPIAREIQAVDPTGVGDGFRAGFFAALSWGLGLERAAQVGSLLATLVLETVGTQEYQVRPDLFVKRLAESYGDAAAEDVRPHLLP; from the coding sequence ATGAAGATCGCCGTGACCGGCTCGATCGCCACCGATCACCTGATGAGCTTCCCCGGCCGCTTCGCCGACCAGCTCATCGCTGACCAGCTGCACAAGGTGTCGCTGTCGTTCCTCGTGGACGACCTGGTGCTGCGCCGGGGCGGGGTGGCGGCGAACATCGCCTTCGGCATGGCTCAGCTCGGGCTGCGCCCGGTGCTGCTCGGCGCGGTCGGCGCCGACTTCGCCGACTACCGCTCCTGGCTGGAGCGGCACGGCGTGGACTGCGACTCGGTGCACATCAGCGAGGTGGCGCACACCGCCCGCTTCGTCTGCACCACCGACACCGACATGTGCCAGATCGCCTCGTTCTACGCGGGCGCGATGAGCGAGGCCCGCAACATCGAGCTGGCCCCGGTGGCGCAGCGGCTGGGCGGCCTCGACCTGGTGCTGGTCGGCGCCAACGACCCGGAGGCGATGATCCGCCACTCGGCCGAGTGCCGGGACCGGGGCTTCCCGTTCGTCGCCGACCCGTCCCAGCAACTCGCCCGGATGGACGGGGAACACGTCCTCGACCTGATCGACGGCGCCGAGTACCTGATGACCAACGACTACGAGAAGTCGCTGCTGCTGAGCAAGGCGGGGCTCACCGACGCGCAGCTGCTGGACCGGGTCAAGGTCCGGGTGACCACGCTGGGCAAGGACGGCGCGGAGATCGCCGGCCGGGACTTCGACCCCATCCACGTGCCGATCGCCCGGGAGATCCAGGCGGTCGACCCGACCGGCGTGGGCGACGGCTTCCGGGCCGGTTTCTTCGCCGCCCTCTCCTGGGGCCTGGGCCTGGAGCGTGCCGCCCAGGTCGGCTCGCTGCTGGCCACCCTGGTGCTGGAGACCGTCGGCACCCAGGAGTACCAGGTCCGCCCGGACCTGTTCGTCAAGCGGCTTGCCGAGTCGTACGGCGACGCGGCCGCCGAGGACGTCCGGCCGCACCTGCTGCCGTGA